Part of the bacterium genome is shown below.
ATATGATATGGACTGGGCATAACCATGTGCCCCACAATCTTTCACTGCCTCCACATACTTTAACTGTCTTCTGTACATACCTTCACCAAGATAAAAAAACAGTTTTGGGTTATCTATCATTTGCACCATCCCATGTTCAAATCCCATAATACCATCACTATCAAAAATATCGTGAATAGGTCCTTCTGTTTCGAGAAAAATAAAAATATCGTCTCCATACTTTTTTGAAAGAATTTTTAGATGATCAAATTTTTTCTTTTTTTTTAACTCTTCTGCACTCAGATACACTATATCTAAAAACTCGTCAATAACCTTTTCAGAATTCAATTTTCTGACTGCTTCCAACAATTCTTTATACTTTGGACCATTTATTATCTCCTTTTTTGATTCAAAGAATGCTTCCGCTAAATGCATATAATCAGGGTTAAAAATCTCTTGGAAATTTTCTTCTATTTTTGCAAGTTCTTCTCCATGTATTTTCCACGCTTCTTTCTCTTTACTATAATCCGACACAATTCCCATAAGAGCAAACTTGTACATACCCCATCCATGTACTCCAGCAGGTATGATATCGGTTTTCTCCCCATGCAGAGCTCTTATTACCAATTCTTTTGAATTCATAATGTGCCACCAGCCTCCTTCCATGCTCTTCGAACAAATTTGACTGCTTCTACCACGCCTGTTTCTCCAAGACCGCTTGCTTCTTCAATACTAATCCATCCATCATAACCTGATTGTTTCAAAACTGAGAATATATCGCTAAAAGGCACCGCCCCTGTACCGATTAACACCGGCTTGAAAACTCCTTGTGTCTGCGTATCGGCAGCATGCACGCAAAGCAGTTGGTCGATAACCTGATGCAAGACAGACAAAGGATCATGGCCATACGCCACGGGATTGGCGGTATCGAAGAGTATCCTGATCGGAGTATCCGTGAGACGTCCGGCTATTTCCAGAAATATATCCGGAGGATAACAAAAATCATAGTATTCCCATGCACCTGGCTTGGAATGATTCTCAAATACAAGTTTCACCCCCTCACGCTCCGAGGTGTCAACAGCGCCCATCAGGCCTTCAATTGCCCAGGCAATTCCCTGCTTTCGGTTAGTTTGCGGATGTGCCTGACCTGCGGTTACACGAACCATTTCCGCACCCAGCACGTTTGCTGAAGCAATATCCCTCTTCAACTGAACAAGCTGACGTTTTCGTTCAACAGGATCAGGATGAGTAAAGTCTGGGTATGTATTCATCACAGCAATATGCATACCAGCATCTTCAATTTCCTCACGCATTTTTTTTAAATACGCAGTACTGCGATTCTTAAAAAGAATAATACTGATATCAATGGCATCAAGACCTATAGTAGCTGCCTGATGAGCCCACTCACCAATTGACATATCTCCATTGATGATTTCCTTAAAATAAGATACCGGCAAACAGCTTAATTTCATAGTCTTATCTCCCGTTCATTTCAAATATAGCTTTAATAATTTCTTTCGGATTATTCATAATAAATTCCAAAGCTTCAGGAGCTTTATCAATTGAAAACCTATGGCTTATAATAGGAGCTACTTTTATGTATCCTCGAGATATATAATCCATTGATGCTTGCCAAAGAGCGGGTGCGCCTGTCGAACTTACGATTGTAAGTTCCTTAAATAACAACAAATGAAGTGGTATATTATTTGCAGGTTCTTCTGGCAGACCAAAGAGATGGATCCTACCCTCTCGTCCGGCAAGAGAAAGTGCCATTGCAAAAGTCTCCGCTTTCCCCACTGCATCTATGACCACATGCGGCTTTCTTGGAAGCGAGTTGATTAATTTACTCAGATCCTCTGAGTGAGTATTTATCACCTGGTCTGCGCCGAGTTCAAGAGCTAAGGAAAGACGTCCTTCTCTATGTCCGGCTATGATAACTTTTGATGCTCCTTTAAGGCGCGCAAGTTGTATCATAATAAGAGTTGACGGTCCATCACCAATAATAAGCACTATATCTCCTGGTTCAACCTTTACTGTTTCTATAGCAGCCATTGGACAATTCAAAATACAACCTGCTCCTGCCAGGGAAAAATCAACATTTTCTGGAAGCATGTATATATTCTCACGCGGGGCAACAACATATTCAGCCCATCCGCCATCTACGTTAATTCCAATTTCACGCGTCCCTTTTTCACAAAGTTGCGGTCTCCTTGCTAAACAATATTTGCATTCACCACATCCTAGGTATGAATCTGAACCTACTCTGGTTCCTATAAGTTTTTTGTCTACACCTTTGCCTACATCAGCAACTACACCTGCAAATTCGTGGCCTGGAACCAAGGGAGGTTTTGCTTCTGGATGTTTACCAGCCAGTATATGAAGGTCTGTACCGCATATTCCTGCTGCTTTTATTTTCAAAAGCACCTTACCCGGACCTGGCTTTGGTGTTGGTTTCTCCACAACTTTAATTTTATAAACATCTGTCCATACCACTGCTTTGTACTTAGCCATCCCAAAATCTCCTATCCATTACTATTTATTCTTCTGGTAAATGAATATCATATCTATAACTGTGCATTGGACATTCCACCTTTTTATTTTTTATATCTTCCAACTTCTTTATACCCGGATCTATCAAAGCAGGCGTCATCAATAAAACAATATCCTTTGTTTCCCGATCCTCATACCAGCGAAAATTGGAAAAACGGATAAACTCAGGTTCTCCCTCTTCAGGTTTTCTTTTATCAATTACAGTTACCGTTTCCTTGATAACTTTAAAGGTATCTGTATCAATTTCTGCTATTTGAATAATATTTCTGGGATCACAGCCGTATGTAGGTTTATCTAGTATATTGGTAATCATGTATAATCTGCCATTCTTACTTGAACGGAATACATTTACCAAAGATGCAGGAGAATAAACGATTTCATTATCAGTGTATCTTAATGGTTTTGGCTCCGACCAAGTGTA
Proteins encoded:
- a CDS encoding uroporphyrinogen decarboxylase family protein encodes the protein MNSKELVIRALHGEKTDIIPAGVHGWGMYKFALMGIVSDYSKEKEAWKIHGEELAKIEENFQEIFNPDYMHLAEAFFESKKEIINGPKYKELLEAVRKLNSEKVIDEFLDIVYLSAEELKKKKKFDHLKILSKKYGDDIFIFLETEGPIHDIFDSDGIMGFEHGMVQMIDNPKLFFYLGEGMYRRQLKYVEAVKDCGAHGYAQSISYLGADLSSPEIYKNYVVPIQKEFYKEVEKIGLIPIMNFWGNVTPIVKYIKTTNIKGVLIDESRKGYVLDVGEIKRELGNEIGLFGNVSSEHTLLKGSVEDVKNEVISQIKKTGLNGGFLSCCGPPITFGTPVENVKALIDTARNFKI
- a CDS encoding sugar phosphate isomerase/epimerase family protein, which translates into the protein MKLSCLPVSYFKEIINGDMSIGEWAHQAATIGLDAIDISIILFKNRSTAYLKKMREEIEDAGMHIAVMNTYPDFTHPDPVERKRQLVQLKRDIASANVLGAEMVRVTAGQAHPQTNRKQGIAWAIEGLMGAVDTSEREGVKLVFENHSKPGAWEYYDFCYPPDIFLEIAGRLTDTPIRILFDTANPVAYGHDPLSVLHQVIDQLLCVHAADTQTQGVFKPVLIGTGAVPFSDIFSVLKQSGYDGWISIEEASGLGETGVVEAVKFVRRAWKEAGGTL
- a CDS encoding alcohol dehydrogenase catalytic domain-containing protein, whose translation is MAKYKAVVWTDVYKIKVVEKPTPKPGPGKVLLKIKAAGICGTDLHILAGKHPEAKPPLVPGHEFAGVVADVGKGVDKKLIGTRVGSDSYLGCGECKYCLARRPQLCEKGTREIGINVDGGWAEYVVAPRENIYMLPENVDFSLAGAGCILNCPMAAIETVKVEPGDIVLIIGDGPSTLIMIQLARLKGASKVIIAGHREGRLSLALELGADQVINTHSEDLSKLINSLPRKPHVVIDAVGKAETFAMALSLAGREGRIHLFGLPEEPANNIPLHLLLFKELTIVSSTGAPALWQASMDYISRGYIKVAPIISHRFSIDKAPEALEFIMNNPKEIIKAIFEMNGR